Proteins from a single region of Halogeometricum borinquense DSM 11551:
- a CDS encoding ABC transporter permease subunit has translation MQWSPLARSECRTVLTSKGAWILAVLIVLKGFSPTYTGWGAVGQNITIGYIQIGVSLFLPIGVLLLTYQSLISERTSGSIKFLLALPITRAQLLFGKVAGRFAAIGASILAAILALSGIGLIEHGGFSVLQFVETVLATLLLIGVFVVLGILVSTVTQRTVTATALAFAYFLTDLFWDSIVMKLYTAVAGVPVDPYNAPASGPLFLALRLTPGGAYNVLTNWILGVGNSAELLTTVYIKLKPGTGINAFVVEAAFESGAVPWYLHPALSLAILLAWLVVPLVLARRLFTRGDIL, from the coding sequence ATGCAGTGGTCCCCACTTGCACGCAGCGAATGCCGAACAGTCCTCACCTCCAAAGGGGCATGGATACTTGCGGTTCTCATCGTCCTCAAGGGGTTTTCACCTACGTATACCGGATGGGGCGCGGTCGGGCAGAATATCACCATCGGCTATATCCAAATCGGAGTCAGTCTGTTCCTCCCAATTGGTGTGCTGTTACTTACTTACCAGTCGCTTATTAGTGAACGAACGTCAGGGAGCATCAAATTCCTCCTCGCGTTACCGATAACACGTGCGCAACTCCTTTTTGGAAAGGTAGCCGGAAGGTTTGCGGCTATCGGCGCATCGATACTCGCGGCGATACTCGCCCTCAGCGGTATCGGCCTCATCGAGCACGGCGGTTTCAGCGTACTCCAGTTCGTTGAAACCGTCCTCGCAACGCTGTTGCTCATCGGAGTGTTCGTCGTTCTCGGCATACTCGTCTCGACAGTCACTCAGCGGACCGTGACGGCCACGGCACTCGCGTTCGCGTACTTCCTTACGGATCTATTTTGGGATTCCATCGTCATGAAATTATACACCGCCGTCGCCGGTGTTCCAGTTGATCCGTACAACGCCCCGGCAAGCGGTCCGCTGTTCCTCGCGCTCAGACTCACGCCGGGTGGGGCGTACAACGTCCTAACAAACTGGATTCTCGGTGTCGGCAACTCCGCCGAACTGCTCACCACAGTTTACATCAAACTCAAACCGGGCACAGGTATCAACGCCTTCGTCGTCGAAGCGGCGTTCGAAAGCGGAGCGGTCCCGTGGTACCTCCACCCCGCACTGAGTCTGGCAATCTTACTCGCTTGGCTGGTGGTTCCACTGGTACTCGCTCGCCGTCTGTTCACCAGGGGTGACATCCTATGA
- a CDS encoding amidohydrolase family protein: MRPDVVVHDALVLTVDDRNRLFKRGTVIVEDGEITAVRSAQDGDADIEAEHTIDGAGKLVLPGLINAHTHLEVTPLIGAFSDLDFAEMMGSMTALCNQLAGGELDYLASAGYELAALNFLNGGVTTTNSMDVRPSLGAETFGEAGLRGFFGPAISDLFWDIPVEEQFSRARSFIETYHDTYDGRIRATICPHDDWSCTRELWERTAEFADEYPGLLVHTHLLELEASNKMARSNGSDGSLELLAEVGLLNDRLLGAHYRIADEDDIRRTAESGVSVAHCPSIFSYWNPDGETQWTPVPELRDAGVDVGLGIDDHYWHDSYNMFGEARQARLAANLKRSAGQFSSMELVRMLTIEGARALGIDDEVGSLEVGKRADMLVLDVDKPKFVPLTNIPAHVANNATPADVETVVIDGNVVVRDGEIQTMDADAVTKRVEHAVERFEDESAWKLGVGGGDPPSSKEILRRVPKRGPSQLLGRLAVQSLKERLRV; the protein is encoded by the coding sequence ATGAGACCGGACGTGGTCGTCCACGATGCCCTCGTACTGACAGTTGATGACCGAAACCGGTTGTTCAAACGCGGTACCGTCATCGTCGAAGACGGAGAAATTACGGCGGTTCGGTCCGCACAGGACGGCGACGCGGACATCGAGGCCGAGCACACGATAGACGGTGCCGGAAAGCTGGTGTTGCCCGGTCTCATCAACGCACACACCCACCTCGAAGTGACACCTCTCATCGGCGCGTTCAGCGATCTCGACTTCGCGGAGATGATGGGAAGTATGACCGCTCTTTGCAACCAACTCGCAGGTGGGGAACTCGACTACCTCGCCAGTGCCGGATACGAACTCGCCGCACTCAACTTCCTCAATGGTGGCGTTACGACCACAAATTCGATGGACGTGCGCCCGAGTCTCGGTGCTGAGACGTTCGGTGAAGCGGGGCTTCGCGGCTTCTTCGGTCCGGCAATCTCTGATCTCTTCTGGGATATTCCCGTTGAGGAGCAGTTCTCTCGCGCACGGTCATTTATCGAGACATATCACGACACGTACGACGGTCGAATTCGAGCGACGATCTGCCCGCACGACGACTGGTCGTGTACGCGAGAGTTGTGGGAGCGTACTGCAGAGTTTGCCGACGAATATCCCGGCTTGCTCGTCCACACGCACTTGCTCGAACTCGAAGCGAGCAACAAGATGGCGCGGTCGAACGGAAGTGACGGCTCACTCGAACTCCTTGCAGAAGTTGGACTGTTGAACGACCGACTCCTCGGCGCGCACTACAGGATTGCCGACGAGGATGACATTCGGCGGACAGCAGAATCAGGCGTCTCCGTCGCTCACTGTCCGTCAATCTTCAGCTACTGGAACCCCGATGGAGAGACGCAGTGGACGCCCGTCCCCGAACTCCGTGATGCGGGGGTCGATGTCGGGCTAGGAATCGATGACCACTACTGGCACGATTCGTACAATATGTTCGGTGAAGCCAGACAAGCACGCCTTGCAGCCAACCTCAAACGGTCTGCGGGTCAGTTCTCCTCGATGGAACTCGTTCGGATGCTCACTATCGAAGGAGCGCGAGCACTCGGCATCGACGACGAAGTGGGCAGTCTCGAAGTCGGGAAGCGGGCAGATATGCTCGTCCTCGACGTGGACAAGCCGAAGTTCGTCCCACTGACGAACATTCCCGCCCACGTTGCGAACAACGCCACTCCTGCCGACGTGGAGACGGTCGTTATCGATGGGAACGTCGTCGTTCGGGATGGGGAGATTCAAACGATGGACGCCGATGCAGTGACAAAACGCGTCGAGCATGCCGTCGAACGATTCGAGGATGAGTCGGCGTGGAAGCTCGGTGTCGGAGGCGGTGATCCACCGAGTTCGAAGGAGATTCTCAGAAGGGTGCCGAAACGAGGGCCGAGCCAACTACTTGGCCGACTCGCGGTGCAGTCTCTCAAAGAGAGACTACGGGTATAG
- a CDS encoding PadR family transcriptional regulator, whose product MYDLTGFQRDLLMVIAGLDEPHGLAVKDELEEYYETKIHHGRLYPNLDTLVEKGLIEKGTIDQRTNYYTTTRRGRREINARQEWEERYLNA is encoded by the coding sequence ATGTACGATCTCACTGGATTCCAACGGGACTTGCTGATGGTCATCGCCGGCCTCGACGAACCGCACGGGCTCGCAGTCAAAGACGAACTCGAAGAGTATTACGAGACGAAGATTCACCACGGACGGCTGTATCCCAACCTTGACACGCTCGTCGAAAAGGGGTTGATAGAGAAAGGAACAATCGACCAGCGGACAAATTATTATACGACCACCCGAAGAGGTCGCCGCGAAATCAACGCCCGTCAGGAGTGGGAAGAGCGATATCTCAACGCTTGA
- a CDS encoding DMT family transporter, with the protein MVATPRKQFRVPAGLAIVGLGALWGAGFPAIDIVVEQLPPLGAAGIRYAVSGCIVLAYAAATTDRLLPKTWRELLGIAVIGGFMFGGYQAGLYMGTTYVSGAVASVVTTMSPVVAAVVAVPILGESRGILDIIGFFVGIAGVFVLSQPSVGTASVSSTAIGVGLVFLGTTLFAVGSVTIQLFDEELPAESLQGWAMVVGAGLLFFGAAARGEAVPALRSLSPLALGSLLYITLIAGAGGYLLYFRLVRRVGATETTLVAYLEPLSATFVSVVFFDQTLDETTVIGFLAVAAGFTLISRETMRHAVARLRESDTSEVRSSRNHGD; encoded by the coding sequence ATGGTTGCAACACCGCGAAAACAGTTCCGTGTGCCCGCCGGACTCGCTATCGTCGGTCTCGGAGCTCTCTGGGGTGCGGGCTTTCCGGCAATCGACATCGTCGTCGAACAGTTACCCCCGCTAGGCGCTGCGGGGATTCGCTACGCCGTCTCTGGTTGTATCGTACTCGCCTACGCGGCCGCGACCACTGACCGCCTGCTCCCGAAGACGTGGCGTGAACTGCTCGGCATCGCCGTCATCGGCGGATTCATGTTCGGTGGATATCAGGCCGGTCTCTATATGGGCACAACGTACGTCTCCGGGGCGGTTGCGTCTGTCGTGACGACGATGTCTCCGGTCGTCGCCGCGGTCGTCGCCGTCCCTATCCTCGGGGAGTCACGCGGTATCCTCGATATTATCGGATTCTTCGTCGGCATCGCCGGTGTGTTTGTTCTCTCACAGCCGTCGGTCGGAACGGCGTCGGTGTCCTCGACAGCCATCGGTGTGGGACTCGTGTTTCTCGGAACGACACTGTTCGCCGTCGGATCCGTTACAATCCAACTGTTCGACGAAGAACTCCCGGCGGAATCTCTCCAGGGGTGGGCGATGGTCGTCGGTGCGGGACTGCTGTTTTTCGGTGCCGCCGCCCGCGGTGAGGCCGTCCCCGCGCTTCGGTCGCTCTCCCCGCTCGCACTCGGTTCGCTTCTGTACATTACTTTGATAGCTGGGGCCGGTGGCTATCTCCTCTACTTCCGACTGGTTCGCCGCGTCGGAGCGACGGAGACGACGCTCGTGGCGTATCTGGAACCGCTCTCGGCGACGTTCGTTTCGGTGGTTTTCTTCGATCAGACACTCGATGAAACCACCGTTATCGGATTTCTCGCCGTCGCCGCGGGCTTTACCCTTATCAGTCGGGAGACGATGCGGCATGCCGTCGCCCGTCTCAGAGAGTCGGATACGAGCGAAGTTCGCTCCTCGCGGAACCACGGCGACTGA
- a CDS encoding cupin domain-containing protein yields the protein MVTTGRCLDDDGQPIEGSGFEVDVEGPVAERLRQRTTPLLSNPVTEDWTVGLETATETGGEYETGLGIFRANGEGPPPHYHVGYEESFEVIRGEFVVEMEGESHHLSRGDEISVPPETAHSLEAVGDSIGVALTTVRPAAQTFTVVSTQFGLAHDGKLDEDGSPGFFQGMAMAAALADDTVFTSPPPAVTKPLAKVVAPIANALGYEATYSKYERDAFWERNVEQPSL from the coding sequence ATGGTCACGACGGGTCGGTGTCTCGACGATGACGGTCAGCCGATCGAAGGTTCCGGTTTCGAGGTCGATGTGGAGGGGCCTGTCGCCGAACGGCTTCGACAACGAACGACACCGCTTCTCTCGAACCCTGTCACGGAAGACTGGACTGTCGGTCTCGAAACGGCTACCGAAACTGGTGGCGAGTACGAAACCGGTCTCGGCATCTTTAGGGCGAACGGTGAGGGTCCACCACCACACTATCATGTCGGCTACGAGGAGTCGTTTGAGGTGATTCGTGGCGAGTTCGTTGTCGAAATGGAGGGCGAGTCACACCATCTCTCACGCGGCGATGAGATTTCGGTCCCGCCGGAGACAGCTCACAGCCTCGAAGCTGTCGGTGACTCCATCGGTGTTGCTCTCACGACAGTGCGTCCGGCAGCCCAGACGTTCACGGTGGTCTCGACACAGTTCGGGTTGGCACACGACGGGAAACTCGACGAGGATGGGTCGCCGGGATTCTTCCAGGGAATGGCGATGGCGGCGGCACTCGCAGACGATACCGTCTTCACGTCCCCCCCGCCCGCCGTTACAAAACCACTTGCGAAAGTTGTTGCCCCGATTGCGAACGCGCTCGGGTACGAGGCGACGTACTCGAAGTACGAGCGCGATGCGTTCTGGGAACGCAACGTCGAGCAGCCTTCTCTCTGA
- a CDS encoding MFS transporter, producing the protein MFPPQSDRALIRRYYLYRATLSVGFITPIFTLFLLRSLTFTQVGTLSALYSVFSVGGEIPTGYVGDRLGRRASLLLSVAFTIGSLVGFVVVKGFLWYAFLYALWALALTFRSGSMDAWLYDILDERLDSGRFSHVRGRGDAVQNWTAAVSMVVGGLLYGLHPTYPFVAAVAFNSLGFITLLSLPKNRQYAGCGDANVDRLGLLEAFTVVRGYLTKPPLRSLVVYVGLFYAVVGVSHTYVQPMAVETLAPYATGFGVQMVTGDATAAARSGDAGATMALGLGAMYASLTAVSSVGGYYAGAVEDRLGIRRAVLLVPAITAIALIVPLWVALLALPTFASMRTAMPLVQPIANGYINDHIEGVGRATLLSAVSMFYMTLRTPLALSAGIVADATTATVAMAALGGLFLVVGGAVWILGDVVPETEATIEEQADSLA; encoded by the coding sequence ATGTTCCCTCCGCAGTCCGACCGGGCGTTGATACGCCGGTATTACCTCTACCGCGCCACGCTGTCGGTCGGGTTTATCACGCCAATCTTCACCCTGTTTCTCCTGCGGTCCCTGACGTTTACGCAGGTCGGAACGCTGTCAGCACTGTATTCGGTGTTTTCGGTCGGTGGCGAAATACCGACTGGATACGTTGGCGACCGACTGGGACGGCGGGCCAGCCTCCTGCTCAGTGTGGCGTTTACCATCGGGTCGTTGGTGGGGTTCGTCGTCGTCAAGGGATTCCTCTGGTATGCGTTCCTATATGCACTGTGGGCACTGGCGTTGACGTTCCGCTCGGGCAGTATGGATGCGTGGCTGTACGATATACTCGACGAGCGACTCGATTCGGGCCGGTTCAGCCATGTCAGGGGGCGAGGAGACGCTGTGCAGAACTGGACGGCGGCGGTATCGATGGTTGTAGGCGGTCTTCTGTATGGGCTACACCCAACGTACCCCTTTGTCGCCGCAGTCGCATTCAACAGTCTCGGTTTCATTACGCTGCTTTCACTCCCGAAGAATCGCCAATATGCTGGTTGCGGTGATGCGAACGTAGACCGTCTTGGCCTGCTGGAGGCATTTACTGTTGTCCGCGGGTATCTGACGAAACCACCATTGCGGTCACTAGTGGTGTACGTCGGACTGTTCTACGCAGTCGTCGGTGTTTCTCACACGTATGTACAACCGATGGCGGTCGAGACACTGGCTCCGTACGCTACCGGTTTTGGCGTCCAGATGGTTACAGGCGATGCGACTGCGGCGGCCCGTTCGGGTGATGCGGGTGCGACGATGGCGCTCGGGCTTGGCGCAATGTACGCTTCCCTCACTGCGGTGTCCTCCGTGGGCGGCTATTACGCCGGCGCAGTTGAGGACCGCCTTGGAATACGCCGTGCTGTGTTGCTCGTACCGGCTATCACGGCTATTGCGCTTATCGTTCCTTTGTGGGTTGCACTGCTGGCGCTTCCGACGTTTGCGTCGATGCGGACTGCAATGCCGTTAGTCCAGCCAATCGCGAACGGGTACATTAACGACCACATCGAAGGGGTCGGACGGGCGACGCTACTTTCTGCGGTCTCAATGTTCTACATGACGCTTCGGACACCGCTGGCGCTTTCGGCTGGGATTGTGGCCGATGCAACCACGGCGACTGTAGCGATGGCAGCACTCGGCGGCCTGTTCCTCGTGGTCGGCGGTGCAGTATGGATACTTGGCGACGTTGTACCCGAGACCGAGGCAACTATCGAGGAACAGGCGGACTCGCTGGCATAA
- a CDS encoding ABC transporter ATP-binding protein, with the protein MSDPTPTIQTDALTKQYGDIRAVDNLDLTVESGEIYGFLGPNGAGKSTTIGMLLDYLRPTSGTMRVFGQDPQTDAVKIHERIGVLPDRFGLYEDRTARQHVRFITEMKQSDDDPETLLERVGLSDAIDDDTSEYSHGMEQRLALAMSLVGNPDLLILDEPFNGLDPHGVRRVREIVHEENERGATVFFSSHVLGQVEIVCDRIGILHDGQLVAEGNVSELQDAAETDDDATMEDMFVELTDARAAIGGDSQ; encoded by the coding sequence ATGAGCGACCCGACACCGACAATCCAGACAGACGCGCTGACCAAGCAATACGGCGACATCCGTGCCGTCGATAACCTCGACCTCACCGTCGAGAGTGGCGAGATTTACGGCTTCCTCGGGCCGAACGGGGCCGGGAAATCAACAACCATCGGGATGCTACTCGATTACCTCCGTCCGACGTCGGGAACGATGCGTGTGTTCGGTCAAGATCCACAGACAGATGCCGTCAAGATTCACGAGCGGATCGGCGTGTTACCGGACCGGTTCGGTCTCTACGAAGACCGCACTGCACGGCAGCACGTGAGGTTTATCACTGAAATGAAACAGTCGGACGACGACCCCGAGACGCTCCTCGAACGCGTCGGATTGAGTGACGCTATCGACGACGACACCAGTGAGTACTCACACGGCATGGAGCAGCGACTGGCCCTTGCGATGTCGCTTGTCGGAAATCCCGACCTTCTCATTCTCGACGAACCGTTTAACGGACTTGACCCGCACGGGGTTCGACGCGTCCGCGAAATTGTCCACGAGGAGAACGAGCGCGGTGCAACCGTCTTCTTCTCCAGTCACGTACTCGGGCAAGTCGAAATCGTCTGTGACCGCATCGGAATCCTCCACGACGGCCAATTAGTCGCTGAGGGGAATGTCAGCGAACTCCAAGACGCTGCAGAGACGGACGACGATGCGACGATGGAAGACATGTTCGTTGAACTCACTGACGCTCGCGCGGCTATCGGTGGTGATTCACAATGA
- a CDS encoding helix-turn-helix domain-containing protein, which produces MKHLRLTTRLEPSVIPPFYAVVAESSSISELRVIDWNVAADEVGTLLYAIDGDAEKFREAADETNGITRISLSAQDQPTSYALVEASPRAIPFFSTFMAVTARAGLVVRKPLVYRDARSFGNVVGEPTALQEAIEQTPPEVHVTVEQIGPFPSTVEDPSRGLTDRQREVIEVARENGYYDQPRGTTHAEIAAELDCAPNTVTTHLQKAEAKLVHAVLRRE; this is translated from the coding sequence ATGAAGCATCTTCGTCTTACGACCCGACTTGAACCGTCAGTGATTCCACCGTTCTACGCTGTGGTCGCGGAGTCATCGTCGATTTCTGAGCTTCGAGTTATCGACTGGAACGTCGCCGCCGACGAGGTTGGCACGCTCCTCTATGCGATTGACGGTGACGCCGAGAAGTTTCGAGAGGCCGCAGACGAGACCAATGGAATTACGCGTATTTCGCTGTCGGCACAGGATCAGCCGACATCGTATGCACTTGTCGAAGCATCTCCGAGGGCAATTCCGTTCTTTAGCACGTTCATGGCTGTGACGGCGCGGGCAGGACTCGTCGTTCGTAAGCCGCTCGTCTATCGTGACGCTCGGTCGTTCGGGAACGTCGTCGGAGAACCGACTGCGCTTCAGGAGGCCATCGAACAGACGCCGCCCGAAGTTCACGTCACCGTCGAACAAATCGGTCCGTTTCCCTCGACCGTAGAAGACCCGTCTCGGGGGTTGACCGACCGTCAGCGAGAAGTTATCGAGGTTGCCCGTGAGAACGGCTACTACGACCAACCGCGGGGGACGACACACGCCGAAATCGCGGCCGAACTCGACTGCGCACCGAACACTGTGACGACGCACCTTCAGAAGGCCGAAGCCAAATTGGTTCACGCTGTACTGCGCCGTGAGTGA
- a CDS encoding Lrp/AsnC family transcriptional regulator encodes MDEKDVQILKSMEDLETTSTEAVSDATGIPISTIHYRLNKLRETGVIKNDRLDIDLDKLGLGVTILVEVFTKDDRNHTESGRIISEVEGVTKVFFTMGSTDFIALARLPDSDSVERLISDFEELDAVARTDSTFVIDRELDSHYALQQYAEETLVEELIEE; translated from the coding sequence ATGGACGAAAAAGACGTGCAGATACTGAAATCGATGGAAGACCTCGAAACCACGAGTACAGAGGCGGTGAGCGACGCAACAGGGATTCCAATCTCCACGATTCACTATCGCCTCAACAAACTCCGCGAGACCGGCGTCATCAAAAACGACCGCTTGGATATCGACCTCGATAAACTCGGATTAGGGGTTACGATTCTCGTAGAAGTCTTCACGAAAGACGACCGGAACCACACCGAGAGCGGCCGAATAATTAGCGAGGTCGAAGGTGTGACCAAGGTCTTCTTCACGATGGGAAGTACTGATTTCATCGCGCTCGCCCGACTTCCCGACAGCGACAGCGTCGAACGACTCATCTCCGACTTCGAGGAACTCGATGCGGTCGCCCGGACCGACTCAACGTTCGTCATCGACCGCGAACTCGACAGCCACTACGCACTCCAACAGTACGCAGAAGAGACGCTCGTCGAGGAACTCATCGAGGAGTGA
- a CDS encoding oleate hydratase encodes MSDNSATQSVDPAERDAYFVGGGIASLAGAAFLVRDAGVPGENIHILEKLDVMGGALDGSGTPEDGYVIRGGRMFNYPTYECTWDLLESVPSLEDPDRSIKAVMDEFNERYESYAETRLMDEEQEILDASSYDFEMEHRLSLLQLALTPERKLGDTTIEEWFSESFFDTTFWYLWATTFAFQPWHSVVEMRRYMHRFMHEFPRLDTLEGVDRTKYNQYDSIVRPLVQWLKERDVEFRGGCEVTALDITSMRGGKTVEAIHYESDETPNTIDVAPSDLVFVTNGSMTDGSSLGSMDEAPTLDTTGASFELWKSIVEDHPEFGNPSAFADHVQETKWESFTVTLDEPDLLEYIIEVTREEPGNGLVTFTDSNWLMSIVVAGQPHFANQPEDVKVFWGYGLFPEAKGNYIEKRMEDCTGEEILEELCYHLGCSDRSSSFIESATCIPCMMPFITSQFMPRTPGDRPDVVPARSNNLAFLGQFAELPNDVVFTVEYSVRSAMVAVYDLLDIERDVPKISAHQYEPEVLMDVAQASFR; translated from the coding sequence ATGAGCGACAATTCAGCAACTCAGTCAGTGGATCCGGCGGAACGTGACGCCTACTTCGTGGGTGGGGGAATCGCATCGCTCGCCGGAGCAGCCTTCCTCGTCCGTGACGCTGGTGTTCCCGGAGAGAACATCCATATTCTCGAAAAACTCGACGTGATGGGTGGTGCCCTCGACGGCAGTGGCACGCCGGAGGACGGGTACGTCATCCGTGGCGGTCGAATGTTCAACTACCCGACCTACGAGTGTACTTGGGACCTGTTAGAGTCGGTTCCGTCACTCGAAGACCCCGACAGGTCGATCAAGGCCGTCATGGACGAGTTCAACGAGCGGTACGAGTCCTACGCCGAAACGAGGTTGATGGACGAAGAACAGGAGATTCTCGATGCCTCCTCGTACGACTTCGAGATGGAGCATCGACTGTCGCTGTTGCAGTTAGCGCTCACACCCGAACGGAAACTAGGTGATACGACGATTGAGGAGTGGTTCTCGGAGTCGTTCTTCGATACGACGTTCTGGTATCTGTGGGCCACGACGTTCGCGTTCCAACCGTGGCACAGCGTAGTCGAGATGCGGCGGTACATGCACCGCTTCATGCACGAGTTCCCCCGACTCGACACACTCGAAGGAGTTGATCGAACGAAGTACAACCAGTACGACTCCATCGTTCGCCCCCTCGTTCAATGGCTGAAAGAACGCGATGTCGAGTTCCGCGGTGGCTGTGAGGTGACTGCTCTCGATATCACGTCCATGCGCGGAGGGAAGACGGTCGAGGCAATTCACTACGAATCCGACGAGACGCCGAACACGATTGATGTTGCACCAAGCGACCTCGTGTTCGTCACGAACGGCTCGATGACCGACGGCTCCAGTCTCGGATCGATGGACGAAGCGCCAACGCTGGACACGACGGGTGCGTCATTCGAGTTGTGGAAATCCATTGTCGAAGACCATCCGGAGTTCGGCAACCCGTCGGCATTCGCGGATCACGTCCAAGAGACGAAGTGGGAGTCGTTCACCGTCACGCTCGACGAACCTGACCTGCTCGAATACATAATCGAGGTTACGAGAGAGGAGCCGGGGAACGGGTTGGTCACGTTCACCGACTCGAACTGGCTCATGTCTATCGTCGTCGCCGGTCAGCCGCACTTTGCGAACCAGCCCGAAGACGTGAAGGTGTTCTGGGGGTACGGTCTCTTCCCCGAAGCGAAGGGCAACTACATCGAAAAGCGCATGGAAGACTGCACTGGCGAGGAAATTCTCGAAGAACTCTGTTATCACCTCGGTTGCAGCGACCGGTCGTCGTCGTTCATCGAATCTGCGACGTGCATCCCCTGCATGATGCCGTTCATCACGAGTCAGTTCATGCCGAGAACGCCCGGGGACCGACCAGACGTCGTTCCCGCGAGATCGAACAATCTCGCATTCCTCGGTCAGTTCGCCGAACTCCCCAACGATGTTGTATTCACCGTGGAATACTCGGTCCGTTCTGCGATGGTCGCCGTCTACGACCTCCTCGATATCGAGCGAGACGTTCCCAAGATAAGCGCCCATCAGTACGAACCTGAAGTGCTGATGGATGTTGCGCAAGCGTCGTTCAGATAA